The nucleotide sequence TCCGGTCTTGGTCATGTTCGCCCACGACGACGCGGCCGATGTTGGCCAGCGATGCGGCGACGCGATAGTCCCAAGGTTTGCCCAGGCCCAACTGATCCGCCAATTCGTCGACGAACCGCATCACGGTGTGGGAACGCTGGAAAACAATGGGATGCGTCAATTCCAAGATTTCCGTCAATACGGTCAGTGCACCGCCGAAGGTCCGGCGCAGCAAATCTTCGCGACCATTGAGCAAATCGAATTGCATCAAACCATCTTCGATCGCGCGGTGCAGCACCGAACTGTGACACGGCTTGTGAAGCAACCGGAACACTTGGCCGACGTTGACCGCGTTGCATGCCGTCGTCAAATCTTGGTTTCCGGTCAGCATCATGTAGATGCTGTCGGGGAACTTCTTCCGTGCTTCCTTGATCAACTGCAAACCGTCCATCTGCGGCATTCGCATGTCACAGATCACAACACCGAACGGGTCTTGATGCTCCATCATCTGCAGCGCCATCGCCCCCGACGAAGCCGTATGAATTTCAAACGTCCCTTCGAAGCGACGCGCCACCGCGTCGAGCATTTTTTGTTCGTCGTCGACGAATAAGACTCGATCGTTCATCTTTCATTCACCCCATCTGTGGTTCGACAAAACAGCCGATTTTTTTTGTTTGTTTCCATTTGGATTGTTCAGGTGATGATCAGATCGTCGGCATCATCCAATGAATCCAACACGTTCGGATCTTCGTCCAGCCAAATGTCTGGATCACCAAGGTCCCGCGAGTAGGCTTCCGATTCACCATCGTTTTCACGTTCAATAGGCAAGGCAACCGTGAACGTCGTTCCCACACCCGGTTCGCTATCGACCAGCAATGTGCCTTGATGTTTTGCCACCACAATGTCATACGAGATCGTTAATCCCTGTCCCGTCCCCTTGCCGACGTCTTTGGTCGTAAAGAACGGATCGAAAATGCGTTCGATGGTGGCTTGGTCCATCCCTGAACCGTTGTCGCTGACACGCAAGATGACCTGATCATCTTGCCGGCGCGTTTCGACTCGAATCACACCGCTGTGGGAATCATCGGATTCCAGACGTTCGCTGATCGCATCGGAAGCGTTGACAACCAAGTTCAAAACGACTTGACTGATTTCGGCCGACCGGCATTGAATTTCTGGAAGATCGGCTTCCAGATCTTTCACCAACTCGGCGTGATACTTGTAGCGATTTTTTGACAGTGTGATGGCGCCGACGACTAGCCGATTCAGATCGGCCCACTGATAGGTTGCTTCACCCGGGTGCGACAACTCCTTCATCGCGCGAGTGATGCCGGTCACTTGATCAAATCCTTCGCGACAATCCTGCAACGCTTCGGCGACCATTTGTTGCAATCGTTGGATTCGCTGTGCCGGCAGATCCGTCGAATCACGTCGATCGACGTCATCATCATCGCCGCCATCGGTGGTTTGTTCCAAGAACCTACCGAACTCGTCCATCCATTCCGCCAACGAATCAATGTTGTCGCCGATGTACTGCATCGGTGTATTGATTTCGTGAGCGATTCCGGCCGCTAGCTGGCCAATGGCTTCCAGCTTTTGCGATTGCCGCTGGCCGTGTTCGGTTGCGACCTGTTCCGTTACGTCGTTGAAGATCACCACACCGCCGCTGACGTGTTCGCTATCAAACGCGACGGCGCCCAGCAACAGCCAACGGTCATCGCCGCCCACCTGCACACGGATTTGACGATTGGGTATGTCTTCGCCGTTGACCGCGCGACCCAGCGGGGATTGGAATTCCGATTCCACATTCCCATCGTCTTCTTGGAAATGCCAGATTGCGTCCACTTGGTCCACACGTTTCAAGTCATCACGACTTGCCCCCAGCAGTTTTTCTGCTTTCGCGTTGAAGCAAGTGACATTTCCGTCAGGTCCGGCCGCGATGACCCCCGCCGGAATGTGCTGGACGATGGTATCCAGCAACGTTTTCTGTTGCTTCAATTCCTGCTGAAGTTTGGCTTGTCGCTGTTCGGCTTCCACCTGAGAAGTGACGTTGGTTTGGATGCTGATGTATTTGGTGACTTCGCCGTTTTGATCCCGAATGGGTCTGACTTCCAAGTCGTTCCAGTAGGGTGTTCCATCCTTCTTGTAGTTCAAAACTCGCGTGCGAAACCCGAGATCTTTGCGGAGCGCCGCGCGCATCCTTCGGATGATCTTCGGATCGGTCAGCGGCCCTTGCAAAAACTTGCCGGGCGACGATCCCACGACTTCATCCAGGGTGTACCCGGTGTTTCGTGTGAACGCCTCGTTGACCCATTCGACGCGGATTTTTTCGTCGGTGATCGCAACGGAATTCACCGTGTACTTTGCCACCAGCGCCAGCTTTTCCGCCTCCAAACGTTTCTCTTCGATCGTTTCGAATGTCCGGATCAACAGACTTCGTACTGCGACCGCCAACCCTACAAAAGTCACACACAACATCACGCCCAAGACGACCATTGTCCAAATGGCGGATTGCAATGGGTTCCCCATCTTGCCGGCGCGTTGGGAATCGTCACCGGATAGAGTGACCAGCCGGTTTGCAACCTTCGTGCTGACTTGCGTCAACAAACCGCTCAGACGTTCCTGTGACGCAGCGATCTGTTTTTGATTTTCGATCACCTTGAAACGCAGACAGAAGATGCTGTCGCAATCTGAGTGAAAAAACAAATCAGGGGATTGGGAATGATCAAAAACAGCCTGTCGAAGTTTGGCAAAGTCATCGATCGTCGCGATCCCCTTGGCATCCTCTAACTCGGCCAGCCGTCGAAGCGAAAGCTCCAAACGCATTAGCAATGGTCGATAGGCGCCTTCACGCAATCGAAGCAGTTCACTGACGTGCGACGCAGCTTGCGTCCGTTCCATGTAGTGCAAGGCATCGCTGCATTCCACAACAATCGTTTGAATGTTGCGATGGTTTTCATCTCCTGGCGAAATGCTGCCATTCAAACGGTAGCGTCCTTCGACGGACTCAGCGGCGGTACGGATTCGCAGTAAAGCATCACGAGCGACACAAAACTGTTGCTTCAGCACTTGCAAATCGCCGCGCAGAACCTTGCTTGATCGCCCCAAGCCTTGGATTTCAAGAACGATTTCATCCAAGGATTCGTAAAGCTTCTGACACTGGCAGTCGTCGGGACGATGCTGCTGGCCGCAATCGACGAACTGTAAAGCTTCGCGCAGTTGATCACGTTCCCTTTCTGCTTGACCGCCGACCTGTTCCCAATCTTGCCGCTCGGGACGCAGGGCGATGCTTTCAATCGAACTGCGAAAACGCTGGGTCTGATCGACCAGCTCGCGTGCCCGAATCTCAGCTTCGGCCGCTTGCAAACGTTGGTCGTTCAGCCGCTGAAGCGTCACCACGCAGCTGACCAGCAGAATGATTCCCGAGACGACCCCGGCCAGTAGCATGGCCGTAATGAGTTTGTGGGGGGGAATGACTCGATGCATCACAACGCCTCCGATGCAAAGATCTGATCCCACGTTTCATATTGGACTCCCGATGACGTCAGTCGGGTGGCCCAAATCCGCTTGCCATCGGGGTTTTGCGGACTGCGGAATTCTTCCAACCAGGGAACCGGTGTGATCCCCGCGAAAATGTTTTCAACGGCCTGAACCACCGATTTCCGGTTGGGATGGACTTCCAATGATTCGACGGCATGCACCCATGCGGATCCAAGCAAATAGCCTTCGAATGATGCGGGATTCGGATGCGATTTTTGCGAGAAGTCTTTCAACGCGTCGCGATACCGGATCGCAATAGCGTGGTTTGAAAGCGGATCGGGGACCACCTGAGTCGCGATCACTCGACGGTCGTCGACGGCGATGACACGTGCCAGCGAATCCGTTTGGACGAAGCTGATACAGATGATCCAGCCGCGATAGCCATGGCGTCGCGCATGGGACACAAACTCTTTCGCCGCGTCGGTTGACGCGCCCACGATGATCGCTCTCGGCGGTCGCTGGTGATTCAGCAGGTCCGCCAAACCGTTTTGAATGGCCAATGAATCTCTGGCGTACAACCCGACCGGTATGTGGTGCGGGGGAATACCACCGTGTTGCTCCAATACTTGACAGGCGGCTTTGAATCCCGCCATCCCGAGTCCGTCCCGCAGACAGAAAAAGCCGATCTGGTCGGCGGAAACGTCGCTGTAGCGAAGGATCGCGTTGATCGACGCCAACACCTCGTCTTCATAGCTGCCGCGAAAATGCTGAAGCGTCTGCGTCCCTTCGGTTCGCAGAATCTGCGCGCCCGAGATCGGTGCGAAAAACAACGTGTCTGTCTGGCAACACATCGTCGCGGCAACCACGCCGGTCGGAGTTCCGACATTGCCGATCACCGCCAAGATTGTCGGATCGGCCAGCAACCGTTTCGTGTTCGACGCCGTTTTGGCAGGATCATAGGCATCATCCATCGCCGTGATTTGAAATCGATACCGCTTGCCTTCGGCGTTCGCCTGGTGGAACGAGGCCCGAATCCCGTCCAACACGGAATTACCCAAATCAGCGCATGGCCCGGTCATCGATGTGGACGTTCCCACATGAATCGTGATCCGATCGTGGGTATTCACGCTGTCGGATGTTGGAACGCGCTGGCCCGAATGCGTCTCGGTTGTGACCGACTCGGGAAAGTCCGCCCCAGCGGGATCGACACGGACGTTGGACGAACGTGAAGCGATGGAATCGTGGGCGGATTGCACCCTTGGCGCCTGGGCGATGAATGCAATCCAAGCCGACGCGATCAACAGCGCAAAGATCGTCCAACGGTTGGAGTGAATGGAAAGTGCCATGATGCCCCCATCAGTTTGCTCGTGCCGAAACACCACATCGCAACGGATTCACGTCGTCCCAAACCACAACTCTGCCAAGTCACATTGATTCGTCGACGCAATACCCAGATCGCGATTCGTCCGGCTCTATGGAAACTGTGCCGTTGACTGTTAGCACATGGCGCGTGCGTTCATTTAGAAACCATGGGAAGGCAATCCGATGGGGCCAACTGATCGGAATGGATCGATTGGGCGGGGGGATTGCGCCGGCCCGCATTCGGTGCCTATCCCAGCAGTTGCGGAAACTGGCAGTTTCACAGTTGCCGAGAAACTGCCCTTGGAGGCAGCCATCGTGGTTTGCTACATCGCAAAACGGTCGCGTTGCCTTGGCATCGGACCTTCCCTGACGCGTTCCTTCACGAGCCTTGATTCACGCATGATCCGCAGCCGAATCGAACCGAGTCGTCCTGCTAAGGCCATTCGCCTCGGTTTCGCGATACGATCCGCCGTTCTGCTTGGCACGATCATGACGATCGCGCCGGGTTGTCACGACGGACCGCTGTACGCGTTGAAAAAGGTCAATCCGTACTTTGTGATGAAAGAATGGCGTGACGACCGCCAGTTGGGCATCACCGATTTTGAAAGACACCAAGAACTGCAGGACGTCGCTGGTGGCATCGCCCGGATGACCGCCGATCGCCAACAGTATTGGCTAAGTGAACTGGACAAGATTTACGAACACGACCCCAGCGCGGAAATGCGGCGGTTGGCCGTCGTCGCCGCGGGCCGTGCCGACGAAGCCAACGGACTGGACCTGTTACGCAAGGGCCTGGATGACGACGACTTCAAAGTCCGAATGGAAGCTTGTCGTGGGCTGGGTAAACGGGGTGACGAGGAAGCGGCGCGGCTGTTGGCCACCACGGTCAACGCCGACCCCGATGATGATGTCCGCAATTCCGCGATCGCCGCACTCGGACGATTTCAATCTCCGGTCGCCGTGGACGCACTGCGCATCGCACTGAATGACAGCGACCCGTCGACCCAGCGTTTGGCGGTCAATTCGCTGCGTGACGCGACCGGCAAAGACTTCGGTGACCAGCCGCAAGAATGGATCGCCGCGTTGGACGCCGCTGGATCTGATTCGGCCGACACCGAAGCGTCGACCGAGCGATTTTAGATCGATCGCATCACGACCGATCAATCAGGGTTTTTGGAACTCGCGATCCACCCACTTGGTATCGATGGTCGCGGCCACAAACTCGGGGTGGCCCAGCACGACATCATGGAAGGAAGCCGTGGTGGAAATGCCCTTGATCTGCAGTTCTGCTAAAGCACGCCGCATCGTCGCGATCGCTTCTTCACGCGTCGGACGGTGCACGATCAGCTTGCCGATCATCGAATCGTAGTGTGGCGGAACGGTGTAGCCCGCATAGACGTGCGAATCGAAACGGACGCCCATCCCGCCGGGGGCAAACATCGATTCAATTCGACCGGGGGACGGCTGGAAACCGCGATCCGGATTCTCCGCATTGATGCGGCATTCGATCGCCGTCCCGGTGCAGACCAGATCCTCTTGCTTGAATGACAGCGGCTGGCCGGTGGCCACGCGGATCTGTTCTTTGATCAAGTCCACGCCGGCGACCAGTTCGCTGACCGGGTGTTCGACTTGGATCCGAGCATTGACTTCGATGAAATAGAAATCGTTGTTTTGGTCAACGATGAACTCGACGGTCCCCGCGTTGGCATAATCGGCCCCGCGAATCATGCGTACCGCCGCCTGGCAGATCGCGTCACGACGTTCGGGGGTCAGCGTGCTGCAGGGTGCTTCTTCGATCAGCTTTTGGTGCCGACGCTGGACGCTGCAATCACGTTCGAACAAGTGGCAAACGTTGCCGTGGGTGTCGGCGATGACTTGGACTTCGATGTGGCGTGGCCGATCGATGAACTTTTCCAGGTAGACACCACCGTTACCAAATGCGGCGGCGGCTTCGTTTCGGGCGGCTTTCAGTGCGCCGGCCAGAACGTCTTCGCTCTCGGCGATCCGCATGCCTTTGCCACCACCACCGGCGGTGGCTTTGATCAAAACGGGATAGCCGATTTCCGCCGCGGTCTGTCGTGCCACGTCGTCCGATTCGATCAACCCGTCACTGCCCGGAACGACGGGGACTTCATTGGCGATGGCGATCGACCGGGCGGTATTTTTGTCGCCCAGTTTGCGCATCGCATCG is from Crateriforma conspicua and encodes:
- a CDS encoding PAS domain-containing sensor histidine kinase translates to MHRVIPPHKLITAMLLAGVVSGIILLVSCVVTLQRLNDQRLQAAEAEIRARELVDQTQRFRSSIESIALRPERQDWEQVGGQAERERDQLREALQFVDCGQQHRPDDCQCQKLYESLDEIVLEIQGLGRSSKVLRGDLQVLKQQFCVARDALLRIRTAAESVEGRYRLNGSISPGDENHRNIQTIVVECSDALHYMERTQAASHVSELLRLREGAYRPLLMRLELSLRRLAELEDAKGIATIDDFAKLRQAVFDHSQSPDLFFHSDCDSIFCLRFKVIENQKQIAASQERLSGLLTQVSTKVANRLVTLSGDDSQRAGKMGNPLQSAIWTMVVLGVMLCVTFVGLAVAVRSLLIRTFETIEEKRLEAEKLALVAKYTVNSVAITDEKIRVEWVNEAFTRNTGYTLDEVVGSSPGKFLQGPLTDPKIIRRMRAALRKDLGFRTRVLNYKKDGTPYWNDLEVRPIRDQNGEVTKYISIQTNVTSQVEAEQRQAKLQQELKQQKTLLDTIVQHIPAGVIAAGPDGNVTCFNAKAEKLLGASRDDLKRVDQVDAIWHFQEDDGNVESEFQSPLGRAVNGEDIPNRQIRVQVGGDDRWLLLGAVAFDSEHVSGGVVIFNDVTEQVATEHGQRQSQKLEAIGQLAAGIAHEINTPMQYIGDNIDSLAEWMDEFGRFLEQTTDGGDDDDVDRRDSTDLPAQRIQRLQQMVAEALQDCREGFDQVTGITRAMKELSHPGEATYQWADLNRLVVGAITLSKNRYKYHAELVKDLEADLPEIQCRSAEISQVVLNLVVNASDAISERLESDDSHSGVIRVETRRQDDQVILRVSDNGSGMDQATIERIFDPFFTTKDVGKGTGQGLTISYDIVVAKHQGTLLVDSEPGVGTTFTVALPIERENDGESEAYSRDLGDPDIWLDEDPNVLDSLDDADDLIIT
- a CDS encoding ABC transporter substrate-binding protein encodes the protein MALSIHSNRWTIFALLIASAWIAFIAQAPRVQSAHDSIASRSSNVRVDPAGADFPESVTTETHSGQRVPTSDSVNTHDRITIHVGTSTSMTGPCADLGNSVLDGIRASFHQANAEGKRYRFQITAMDDAYDPAKTASNTKRLLADPTILAVIGNVGTPTGVVAATMCCQTDTLFFAPISGAQILRTEGTQTLQHFRGSYEDEVLASINAILRYSDVSADQIGFFCLRDGLGMAGFKAACQVLEQHGGIPPHHIPVGLYARDSLAIQNGLADLLNHQRPPRAIIVGASTDAAKEFVSHARRHGYRGWIICISFVQTDSLARVIAVDDRRVIATQVVPDPLSNHAIAIRYRDALKDFSQKSHPNPASFEGYLLGSAWVHAVESLEVHPNRKSVVQAVENIFAGITPVPWLEEFRSPQNPDGKRIWATRLTSSGVQYETWDQIFASEAL
- a CDS encoding HEAT repeat domain-containing protein is translated as MTIAPGCHDGPLYALKKVNPYFVMKEWRDDRQLGITDFERHQELQDVAGGIARMTADRQQYWLSELDKIYEHDPSAEMRRLAVVAAGRADEANGLDLLRKGLDDDDFKVRMEACRGLGKRGDEEAARLLATTVNADPDDDVRNSAIAALGRFQSPVAVDALRIALNDSDPSTQRLAVNSLRDATGKDFGDQPQEWIAALDAAGSDSADTEASTERF
- the accC gene encoding acetyl-CoA carboxylase biotin carboxylase subunit, which translates into the protein MFKKILVANRGEIALRVIRACREMGITSVAVFSDADRDSMHVQLADEAYCVGTARSADSYLRIDQIIAAAEVSDADAVHPGYGFLSENAHFNEVCRESGFEFIGPSADAMRKLGDKNTARSIAIANEVPVVPGSDGLIESDDVARQTAAEIGYPVLIKATAGGGGKGMRIAESEDVLAGALKAARNEAAAAFGNGGVYLEKFIDRPRHIEVQVIADTHGNVCHLFERDCSVQRRHQKLIEEAPCSTLTPERRDAICQAAVRMIRGADYANAGTVEFIVDQNNDFYFIEVNARIQVEHPVSELVAGVDLIKEQIRVATGQPLSFKQEDLVCTGTAIECRINAENPDRGFQPSPGRIESMFAPGGMGVRFDSHVYAGYTVPPHYDSMIGKLIVHRPTREEAIATMRRALAELQIKGISTTASFHDVVLGHPEFVAATIDTKWVDREFQKP